In a single window of the Rhodanobacter sp. LX-99 genome:
- a CDS encoding response regulator transcription factor — protein sequence MWRRVVGYGVLLAAGTLALQWLDYQRLVRMHAGDVYLFLVAAAFLVLGIVLGVRVFAAPAPTAFDGNPKAQAALGLSGRELQVLHELAAGHSNKEIAAHLHVSPNTVKTHVARLFEKLGAKRRTEAIRRARELGIVP from the coding sequence ATGTGGAGGCGGGTGGTCGGCTACGGGGTGCTGCTGGCGGCGGGAACGCTGGCCCTGCAGTGGCTGGACTACCAGCGCCTGGTGCGGATGCATGCGGGCGACGTCTACCTGTTCCTGGTCGCGGCGGCCTTCTTGGTGCTGGGCATCGTGCTGGGCGTGCGGGTGTTCGCCGCGCCGGCGCCGACCGCCTTCGACGGCAACCCGAAGGCGCAGGCGGCGCTGGGCCTGAGCGGGCGGGAGCTGCAGGTGCTGCATGAACTGGCCGCCGGCCACTCCAACAAGGAGATCGCGGCGCACCTCCACGTGTCGCCGAACACGGTCAAGACGCACGTGGCGCGGCTGTTCGAGAAGCTGGGCGCGAAGCGGCGCACCGAGGCGATCCGCCGGGCGCGCGAGCTGGGGATCGTGCCCTGA